TGCCGAGCACCTCGTCCCACAGCACCGGGGAAATGCCGTTGCCGGGGCACTTGAGGGTGATGTCGGCCGGGGTGAGCACATGGCCGGCCGGCAGGTCGCGGGCGAAAACGATGCTTTTGCGCAGCTTGGCCGCCGAGGCCAGTTCGGCCGGGCAGACCTGCTTTTCCGTCAGCCGCATGGCCGCCTCGGCCTCGCGGATCATGGCCCGCAGGGCGGCGAACCCGGCCGGGTCCAGGGAAGCCTGGTGGTCGGTGCCGCGCTGGGTGCGGTCCAGGGTGAAATGGCGCTCCACCACGCAGGCCCCGAGCACGGCGGCGGCCAGGCTCGGGCCAAGCCCGGCCTCGTGGCCGGAATAGCCCACGGCCAAGCCGTAGCGGCGCGACAGGGCGTGCATGACCGGCAGCCCCACCAGCTCGTCCGGGCAGGGGTAGGAGCTGTTGCAATGCAGCAGCACGATGCGCTCGTGGTAGCGGCGCATCTCGGCCACGGCCACGTCGATGTCGTTCCACTGGCTCATGCCCGTGGACATGACCACCGGCACGCCCGTCTCGCCGACCAGGCGCAGCAGGGGGATGTTGACCACGTCGGCCGAACAGACCTTGAACAGTTCCATGCCCAGTTCCAGCATGTCCCGGGCGCTGACCAGGTCCCAGGCCGAGGCGAAAAAGACCAGCCCCAGGGACTCGGACAGGGCCTTGAGCTCGGCCATGGCCTCCATGGGCAGTTCCAGGGCCAGGCGGTGCTCACCGTAGGTGGCGCCGAAACTGTTCTTGCCGCCGTAGGGGGCGGTCAGGCCGGCCTGGGTGAAAAGGGCGTTCATGTCGCGCTTCTGGAACTTGACGGCATCGGCCCCGGCCTCGGCCGCGGCGTGCACCATCTCGCGGGCCATGGCCAGTTCGCCCTGGTGGTTGTTGCCTATCTCCGCGACGAGAAAGCAGGGTTCGCCGTGACCGATCCGCCTGCCGGAAGCCAGATGGATGCTTTGCTCAGTGCTCATAGGCTCACCATCTCCATCCCCCGGGCGAGACACAGGGGCTCTAATTGTTGACGGATCTCGTCCCGACGCCCGAAGGACGTGATCAAGACGGCCTGGCAGTCCACCATCTCGAGGACATGGGGCGGAGACACGACGTAGCCGTGAAAAAGGCCGCCCTGCTTGCCCAGGTCGTTGTCCACCACGGCCAGGACCTTGATCGGCAGGCCGGCCAGGACCGACAGGGCCACCTCGCAGGTTTCCGAGGCGCCAAACAGGGCGATCCGCTCGATGTTGTCCCGGGCAAGCCCGTGCAGGCGCTCCCCGACCTGCCGCTTGAGGGCGGCGTAGATGCGGATGGCTTCGCTGGAAAAATCCCGGGCCATGTCGGCGCGCAGGGCCTGGCCGTCGGGTGTGGGGATATAGCGGTAGCTCTTGCCGTTTCTGGCTTCGAAACGGATCAGCCCCCGTTCCTGGAGCTCCCGCAGGTGCTGGTTGACCACCGCGCCGCTGACGCCGAGCTTGCGGGCCAGATCGCGCTGGGACAGGCCGCTGTCGTGGCAAAGCGCGTCCAAGATGGCCAGCACCCAGGTGTCGCGGCTGGGGGCGAAATACTGGGTATCCAGTGGCAAGGCCGGCAAACTGCTCATAATGCGATCATTTTGTTGCACAAGCCCGTTCCTATCAGGGTCATCCCGCCAACACAACCCACCAAGGCCATTCCTGCCGTCTCCGCTGGCGCGCCCCGTCCCCGGGGTGGGTTCGGCCGGGGTCGATCGTTCGCCTTCCAAACGATTATCGGCCGACGGACGGAAAATCTTTACCGCTCGGCGCCCCGATCAAGGCCGCCGCCCCGAGCTTGGCCAGGGCCACGGCATCCCGAGTGCGCGCCCGGCGCCGGCGCAGTTCGCCGCCCAAGGCTGCGGCGTCGAAGCCCTGGCGCGGCAAGGCCTTACCTTGCAAGGTCCGGGCCAGCCAGTCCGTAACCTCCCGCTCCTCGATCGCGTCGCGCGCGAAACCGGCCAGCGCCGCCCCCAGCGCCCGCCGCCAGGCCGCTCGCCCCGGCCGGCAAGCCTCGTGCGCGGCCGTTTCCCCGGCCCGGGCGCCAAAAACCAGACAGGCCGCCACCATGGCCCCGCCCAGGCGGTTGGCCCCGTGCATGCCCGCGGCGCATTCGCCCACGGCCCAAAGCCCCGGCACATTCGTCCGTCCCCGCCCGTCGATGCGCGCCCCGCCGTTGGCGGCATGGGCAAAAAGCGCCACCGCCGTCGCTTCCCCGTGCCGGTCCACGACGACCGTGCCGTCGGGCGCGGCCGTATCGAGCAGCCACCGGTCCAGGGCCGCGTCGGCCAACCCGTGCCCCAGGGGGCAGTGGCTGGCCCGGCCGGCGGCCAGACGAGCCACGGCCTCGGGCAGGGAAGCGGCGACCCTGGCCCGGCCGTCGAGCAGCTCCCATACGGGCCAGAAGCGCCGATCGGCCAGGCGCGCCCACATCCATTGCAGGAAGGCGGTATTGGCCATGACCGCCCCGGCGGCCCCCAGCAGGCCGTGGCCGAATCCGACCCCGGCCGCCGCGCCCTGATGGCGGGCGAAAAGCGGGGCCGGGCCGCCCATGGCCGCCACCACCGCCCCGGCCGGCTGGGCGAAAAGCCGTCCCGAGGCGTCTTCCAGAAGCGCCCCACGGACCGCCCCGCCGTCCGGCTCCCGGACAAGGCCCACGGCCGTTCGCCGCGGCAACCACAGTCCGCCGGATGCCGTCACCCGGTCGCCCATGGCCCGGCCGAGCCCTGGCAGGTCGGTCACAATGGCGGCCCGCCGGGAATCGGGGCTGAAGCACGAGCCGAAAAGCCTGAGCGCCCCGTCCGGGCCGCGCTCGAAGGCGACCCCCAGGGCCTCCAGTTCGCGCCGGCGGGCCAGGGCCTCGGCAGCCAGAATCGCGACCAGGCCCTCGTCGAGCATCCCCGGGCCGGCCACGGCCGCCGCCTCGCGGCAAAAGGCCTCGGCCTCGGCGGCCCCATCCGGGGCATGGATGCCCAGGCGGCCGTTGGCATTATAAAAGGAAGCCCCGGACGGCCCCGGGCCGGGCATGGCCACGGCCACGGTTGCCCCCGGTCGCGCCGACAGGGCGGCCCAGGCGGCGCGCAGGCCGGCCAGGCCGGCCCCGAGCACCAGGACGTCCACCGGGGGGAGCGTTGCGATAGCCGGGGAAACGGGGGCGGTCACGGAGCACCCCGGGACTTTTCGTCAAAAAACCGACGAGGGAAGAAAGAGACCCGGCGCGGGCCAGGGGCCGCCATCACCGGCCCGCGTCCCTTTTCCTGTAAAACACGCTGTAGCCGGCGTTGGAAAAGCCCTCCTCCCAGTCGGGCAGCCGGCCCATGGCCGGCCAGGCCTTTTCCGTTTTCCGCAGCACCACGATGTCCGCGCCGTAGCGGTCGAGAAACGCCCCGGGCTCCAGGCGGCCGCCGACAAAGGCGAAATAGGCGTCCGTGTAGGCATCGTCGTAGACCGTCTCGTAGCGCCCGTCCATGCCGACCCGATAGGCCGGCGGCAACGACCACAGCAGATACTCGCCCCACTCGAACTGGGGCATGATCCGGCCGGCCGGACGCGTCTCCCGGATGTGCCGCAGCCCGTCCAGGGGATAATACAGGAGCCCTTCGTCGGGCCGGAAGGCCGCCACGTCCACGACCTTGAGGGAAGCGATGCCCCGCCGCCACAGCGCCCCGCCCTGCCACAGGCAATAGCCCAGCCCCAGCAGGACAAGGCCCGGCAGGGCCAGCCGCCGCAACGGCCGGGCCCGGTCAAGCAGCCGCTGCACATACGGATCGATCAAGGCCGGCACGTAGAGGACCACGGCCAGGCAGAGGTAGGTGAGCATGCGCACGGACTTGGCCGCGGCCACGAGGAACCCGAACAGCATGAGCAGCGACACGGCGTCCCGCCGGCTTTTGCCGAGAAGGACGGCGGCGACGACGACCAGGCCGAGCGTGGCGAAGAACAGGCCGAATTCCGGCCTGGCCGCGATGAAATGGAAAATGTTCTGCCACTCCAGGATATCCGGGCGGGGATGCTTCCAGGCGTAGAGGAAAAACGTCCACAGGGACGGGCCGTAGGGATTGACGAAGGTCGCGGCGAAGCAGGCCAGGCCCAGGGCGCCGATGCGCCGGCCCGCCGGGACGTCGCGGTCGAGGAGCGCCCCCACGGCGTAGGCGCCAAGGGCCAGAAAACCCACGGCCACCTCGCCGTGCACATTGGCCCAGAAGGCGAAAAGCGGCACCAGGGGCAGCACGCCGGCCAGGCGCCCGCCCCGGCGAAAGCGCTCCAAGGCCAGGACCGTCAGGACGAAAAACAGGTGTGAAAAGACTTTCGCCCGGGTCGGGCTGGCGTTCATGGCGAATACCGGCGTCACGTAGGCGGCGGCGAGAAAGGCGGCGGCCATCCCCGCCCCGCGCAACCGGGAAACGGCGACGGCCAGGAAGAGCGTGGCGAGCAGGGCCGCGTACTTGAGGTATTGCAGGGCTTCGAAACCGAAAAGGCCCACGAGCTTGTAATAAAGCACGCCGAGCAGCCATTCGTGGTAGACCCAGACGTCTTTGACCGGCGTGAAGGCGAAAACGTCCTTGTAGGGAAAGCCGCCCTCCCAGAAAAGCCGGCCAAAGGCGAGGTAGCCCCACAAGTCCGGATCGGCGTTGGTCATGGCCGTCTTGTCCAGCAGATACAGGCCGAGGGCCGCCCACAGGACCAGCAGGCCGGCCTTTTGCGCCACCCCTTCGCGATGCACCTTCCATCCCAGCGACATGGCCGTTCCTTCTCCCGTCGGTTGTTTCACGCCGGCAACCTTGCCTTTTCGCCCCCGAACGCACAAGCGCCGGCGCCACGGACGCCCGCTCTCCGGAGGCGACCGGCGGCCATGGGAAAATGCCCGCCGGGCATTGCCCGTTTGGCCCGATTGCGGCATATCGGCATGACATTCGACACGATACGAGGTCGCCTTGCCCCCATCCGCCCGCGAACTGCTGGCCCGCCTGGCCCCGGATTTCCCCGTCCGATACGCCGGGGAAATCCATACCGACACCACGGAATTCATGCGCATCGGCTATGGCGACGTCATCGCCGTGGGAGAACGCCATTTCCTGGTGCTGCGCGACGAGGCCGAACGCCGCTTCGGCCTGGAAGACCCCAAATACTGGGTCAAGCGCTGCCGCGACCTGGAAACCGGCGGCCGCAACCTGGTCAAACTCGTCTTTCACGAATCCTTTCCCATGACCATCGGCAGCATGGTCGTGACCTGCACCCGCAGCCCCCGCAAGGAATCGCGCATCCTGGACCTGGTGCGCGGCGACGACCGCTTCATGCAGGGGCTGACCATCCCCGACACGGCGGGCAATCCGGTGCGCATTCTCGACGTGGTGCCGGGCAAGCGCCTGGACGAGAAGATCGAGGCCCTGGACATGCCGCACCGGGACTATTTCCTCGAGCTATTTCCCGAGGTGCTGGCCCGGTTCATCGAGGCCTGCCAGGCCATCGCCTGGCTGCACGCGCGCGACGAAAAACACGGCGACGTACGGCGCGACCACCTGTACGTGCGCTACGACACCGGAACCTACACCTGGATCGATTTCGACTACACTTTCGACTTCCAGGACAGCCCCTTCGGCCTGGACCTGTTCGGCCTGGGCAACATCCTCCAGTTCCTGGTCGGCATGGGGCAGCACACCACCCAGTCCGTTTCGGCCGAGATGCGTTCGCGCATCGTCCCGGAAGACTGTTCCATCATGTTTCCCAACCGCATCGTCAACCTGCAAAAGCTCTTTCCCTACATACCCGACGCGCTCACCAAGGTGTTGTCGCGTTTTTCCCTGGCGGCCAACATCTTTTACGACGCCACGCCCGACCTCATCCGCGACCTGACCCAGGCCCACGAGGCCGTCGCGCGCCTGCGCCAAGCCCCCTGAACGACCGGAGCAGCCATGAACATCGGTAAAATCCTCATCGCCTTCGACGGCTCGGAAAACTCCCGCCGCGCCGTGGCCTACACCGCCGCCATGACCGGCGGCGGGCCCGAGCGCCGCATCACCGTGGCGGCCATCGAGCGGCCGCCGGACCGTGACCTCTACCCCGACGACGCCTCCTGGAAGGAGGAATGCGCCCGGCGCGTGGCGCAAATCCACACGGCCCTGGACGACGCCAAGGACATGCTGCAGGCGGCCGGCATCCCGGCCGCGCGCGTGGAGACGCAATTCGTGGAAAGCTGCCGCTCGCCGCTTCGCGAATCCCGGGAGTGCAGCATCGGCACGAGCATCGCCCTGGAGATCCTGCGCCTGGCCGAGGAAGGCGGCTACGGCACCCTGGTGGTCGGCCGGCGGGGCGTGTCCAAGCAGGAGGAGTTCCTGTTCGGCAGCGTCTCGACCAAGATCATCCAGGCGGCCAAGGGCCTGGCCGTGTGGGTGGTGGCCTAGGTCCGGCCGCCTGTCAGCCGTCCGGCCAGTTCCAGGGCCGCCCGCAAGCTGCCCGTGGCCGCCCGGCCCGTGCCCACCAGTTCGAAGGCCGTGCCGTGGCCGACCGAAGTGCGCACGAACGGCAGGCCCAGGGTCACGTTGACCGTCTCGTGGAAGTGCAGCATCTTGAGCGGCGGCAGGCCCTGGTCGTGGTACATGGCCAAAATCGCCGAGAATTCGCCGGCCACGGCCCGGTGAAAGACCGTATCCGCCGGCAGCGGCCCGGTCGCCGCCATCCCCTTGCCCCGGGCCGCCGCCACGGCCGGGCGCACCACCGCCTCGTCCTCGCCGCCGAGCAAGCCCCCCTCCCCGGCATGGGGATTGAGCCCGCACACGGCCATGGGCTTGGCGGAAAGCCCCAGCCGCTTCACGTACTCCCAGGTGAGCGCCAGGCACAGGGCCACCCGGTCGTAGGTGACAAGCGCCGGCACGTTCGCCAGGGGCGGATGGGTGGTGACGAGGCTGACCCGCAGGACCGGCCCGCACAGGTGCATGCACACCCCGGCGCGCCCCACGCCGGAACGCTCGGCCAGAAATTCCGTATGCCCGGGAAAGGCGAAGCCGGCGGCGTTGAGCGCCGCCTTGGACAGCGGCCCGGTGACCAGCCCCCAATCGGGGTGGCGGGCCAGGTTGGCCACGGCGTATTCCAGGGATTCCCCGGCGGCCAGCCCGCCGGCCGGGGTCTCCCTGCCAGGCGTGACCGGCAGCCCGGCCAGGCGCGGCGGCACAAGCAGATAGACACCCGGCGGGCAAGCGGCCAAGGCGTCGGGCGCGGCGGCGTCGAGGGGCGTCCAGAACGGGGCCAGGGCAAGGCGTTGGCAGTGGGCCAGCAGGGCCGCCTCGGGGCCGATGAGGCCGATGGGCCGGTCGGCGGCGAGGCGCGGTTCGTCCGTGAACAGCCGGCAGACGAGTTCGGGGCCGATGCCGTTGGCGTCGCCGAGGGTCAGCAGCAACGGGGGGAGGGGCATTGGGGAGGATGTCGTCATGGGGAATGCGCGCGGAAGGGTTACAGGGTTGGGTTCCAGAGCCACCTCCCCCCTTCCGGGGGGTCCGGGGGGGATGATCCCCCCCGGTGGAGGTGGGTCCGGGAGGAGGCAACGCCTCCTCCCGGTCTTACTCCGGCGTCAACGCGACGGCGGCCAGGGGGGGGAGCGTCAGGGAGAGGTAGTGGGGCCAGCCGCCGTAGGTGGCGGGCCGGGCCATGACGCCGCCGCCGTTGCCGATGTCCGTGCCGCCGAAAAAGGCGGAATCGGAATTGAAGATCTCCTTCCAGAAACCCGGCGCGCGGCAGCCCACGTCGTAGTTTTCGCGGGCCACGGGCGTGAAGTTGAAGGCCCACAGGATGGGCGGGGCGCCTTGCGCCTTGCGCAGGAAGGTGATGACCGAGGAGGTGTAATCCGACAGGTCCACCCACTCGAAACCGGTCCAGTCGTTGTCGCGGGCGTGCATGGCCGGCCAGGCCCGGTGCAGGGCATTGAGGGTCCGCACCAGGTCCATGGCCCCCCGGTGGCTGGGGAATTCCGTGAGCACCCAGTCCAGTTCCTCCCGGGCGTTCCATTCCTTCCACTGGCCGAACTCGCAGCCCATGAACAGCAGCTTCTTGCCCGGGTGGGCCCACATGTACGACAGGAACAGGCGCAGGTTGGCCATCTGCCGCCACTGGTCGCCGGGCATCTTGCCGACCAGCGACCCCTTGCCGTGGGTGACCTCGTCGTGGGACAGCGGCAGGACGAAGTTTTCGTGGAAGGCGTAGAGCATGGAAAAGGTCAACTGGTTCTGGTGGTAGGACCGGAAGACGGGGTCCTTGGCGAAATAGTCCAGCGTATCGTTCATCCAGCCCATGTTCCACTTGAAGGTGAACCCGAGGCCCCCGGTGTAGACCGGGCGCGAGACGCCGGGCCAGGAGGTGGACTCCTCGGCGATCATGGCCGCGCCCGGGAAATGCTCGTGGACCACGACGTTGAGGTCGCGCAGGAACTCGATGGCTTCCAGATTCTCCTTGCCGCCGTACCTGTTGGGAACCCACTCCCCTTCCTTGCGGGAGTAGTCGAGGTAGAGCATGCTGGCCACGGCGTCGATGCGGATGCCGTCGATGTGGAATTCCTTGAACCAGTACAGGGCGTTGGCGAAAAGGAAGTTGCGCACCTCGTGGCGGCCGTAGTTGAAGACGTAGGTGCCCCAGTCCGGGTGTTCGCCCTGGCGCGGATCCTCGTGCTCGTAGAGCCCGGTGCCGTCGAAGCGGCCCAGGCCCCAGCTGTCCTTGGGGAAATGGCCGGGCACCCAGTCGAGGATGACGCCGATGCCGGCCTGGTGGCAGGTGTCGATGAGCAGGCGCAGGTCCTCGGGCGTGCCGAAGCGCGAGGTCGGGGCGAAGTAGTGCCCGGTCTGGTAGCCCCAGGATTCGTCCAGGGGATGCTCGGCCAGGGGCATGAATTCGATGTGGGAAAAACCCAGGTCGCGCACGTAGGGCACGAGGTGTTCGGCCAGGTCGCGGTAGGAATAAAACGAGCCGTAGTCCTTGGTTTTCCAGCGCCAGGAACCGGCGTGGACCTCGTAGGCGGACACGGCGTCGTTTAGGGGCAGGCCGTTTTCCCGCCGGGCCTCCATCCAGGCGGCGTCGTTCCAGGCGTAGCCGTCGAGGCTCCAGGCGCGGGCGGCCACGCCGGGGCGCATCTCGGCGAACAGGGCGAAGGGGTCGGTTTTTTCCACGGTCTCGCCGTATTTGCCGGTCACGGCGAACTTGTAGAGCGTGCCGTGGGCGAAGCCCGGGATGTAGCCGGCCCACACGCCGGAGGCGGCCACGGGATGCAGGCCGTGGGCGCCCGGGGCCCAGGCGTTGAAATCGCCGACCACGGACACGGCCCGGGCGTTGGGCGCCCAGACGGCGAAGCGGTAGCCCGGGCCTTGCGGCCCGTCATGGGGATGGGCGCCGAGCACGCGGTAGAGGTCCCAGTGCTGTCCCTGGCCGAAAAGGTAGATGTCGAGCTCGCCGATGGTCACGGGCAGGCAGGACGTCGCGGTCGTGGGGCTGGCTGGCATGGTGGGCTCCTTTAAATATCCGCCCCGAGTTCCCGATACAGGCTGATGTAGTTTTTGGCCGCCTTTTCCCAGGAATAGTCCGCCCGCATGGCCCGCCTGACCATGCCGCGCCACTCCCCGGGCTGCTCCCACAGGGCCACGGCGTCGCACACGGCCCGGAAGAACTGATCGGGGTCGGGTTCGCGGAAGGTGAAACCCGTGGCCTCGGGGTCGGGCCAGGACACGATGGTGTCGCGCAGCCCGCCCACGGCCGTGGCCACGGGCGGCGTGCCGAAGCGCAGGGCGTACATTTGCGTCAGCCCGCAGGGCTCGTAGCGCGAGGGCATCAGGAAAATGTCGGAGCCGGCCTGGATGCGGTGGGCCAGGTCCTCGGTGTAGCCGATGCGCACCACCAGCCTGCCGGGATAGGTCTCCATCATGTCGAGCAGCACGGCCTCGTAGTCGAGGCTGCCCTCGCCGAGCACCACCACGGCCACGTCCTTTTCCATGAGCCGGGCCATGATGTCGATGAGCAGGTCCACGCCCTTCTGGTCGCGGATGCGGCCGATGAACCCGAGGATGGGCCGCTTGAGGAAGCGGCGGTCGATGCCGAGTTCGGCCACGAGGTTGCGTTTGCAGATGTCCTTGCCCGACAAATCGTCGGGGCTGTAGATGCTTGGCAGGTAGCGGTCGTTTATCGGGTCCCAGACGGTGTAGTCGGCGCCGTTTAAAATGCCGCGCAGCCTGTCGGCCCGCTTGGTCAGGATGCCCTCCAGGCCGCAGCCGAACTGGGGATAGAGGATCTCCAGGGCGTAGGTGGGGCTGACGGTGGTGATGATGTCCGAGTAGGCGATGCCGGCCTTGAGCAGGTTGAAATCGCCCCAGAACTCGGCCCCGTCCATGGTCCAGGCCTCGCGCGGCAACCCGCAGTCCCAGAAAAGCCGCGAGGCGAACCGGCCCTGGAAGGCCAGGTTGTGGATGGTCATGATGGTTTTGGTGTCGCGCCAGTAGGGGGCGCCGGGCCGCAGGAAGCGCAGATAGGCCGGCACCAGGGCGGCCTGCCAGTCGTGGGCGTGGACGATGGCCGGGGCGCCGTCCAGGCGGCTGGCCCAGGCCATGGTGGCCCGGCAAAAGAAGATGAAGCGTTCGCAGTTGTCGAAATAGTCGCCGTCGTGGGTGTTGTAGTAGAAGCGGCGGTCGAAGTATTCGCCGCGCTGGACGAAATAGACCGGCACGTCGTCGCAGGTGGCGGTGTAGATGTCGGCCGTGATGGGCGCCCAGGGATAGCCGACGCGGATCTTGGAATAGATCAGGCGCAGTTGGTGGTCGCCGGTATTGAGCCGGCCGTAGTAGGGGGCGATCAGGGCGACGTTGACGCCCTGGCGCTTGAGTTCCTTGGGCAGCGCGCCCATGACGTCGCCAAGACCGCCGGTCTTGGAAAAGGGATATATCTCCGAAGCGACAAAGAGGACCTTGTGATGAAACTTCATCGCGCTCCTCGGCCTGGCCGGTTGCGTTCACGGGCGCAAAAGGCCCTGTCCCTGGCGAAGTCGGACGCCGTTGCCGCCTGTTCGTCGCGGCGCCCTTTCTCACGGCGGTTCGCCCGATTCCTTGCCGTCACCGAAACATCTTTTTATAACGGATTGACGTTGGTAAACAGCCTCGCATAATCATTGACGATCCGCTCGTGGTCGAAGCACAGCGGCCTGGGCCATTGGCCGATGGGAAAGACGGCCACTTCCTTGGCGTCGTCGCCGGCGGCCAGTTCGTCGGGGTCGAGGGCCTGGGCGAGATAGACCACGCTCAAGGTATGCTGCCTGGGGTCGCGGGCCGGGTCGGAATAGACGCCCAAAAGCCCCGTCAGTTCCACCGTGAGCCCGGTTTCCTCCTTGGCCTCGCGGATGGCGGCTTTTTCGGCGCATTCGCCGTAGTCGACGAACCCGCCGGGCAAGGCCCAGCCGTGGGGTTCGTTGAGGCGCTTGACGAACACGACGCCGCGCCCCGGGATGTGGATGAGGGCATCGACCGTGGGCACGGGATTGCGGTAGTGGACCACGGGCTGGCCGCAATGGGGGCAGGGTTTGGTCAGGGCCATGCGTCATCGGCTCCGGGAGGGCCCGAGGCGCCCCCCCTTTTGGCCCGCCGACCG
Above is a genomic segment from Solidesulfovibrio sp. containing:
- the pdxA gene encoding 4-hydroxythreonine-4-phosphate dehydrogenase PdxA — encoded protein: MPLPPLLLTLGDANGIGPELVCRLFTDEPRLAADRPIGLIGPEAALLAHCQRLALAPFWTPLDAAAPDALAACPPGVYLLVPPRLAGLPVTPGRETPAGGLAAGESLEYAVANLARHPDWGLVTGPLSKAALNAAGFAFPGHTEFLAERSGVGRAGVCMHLCGPVLRVSLVTTHPPLANVPALVTYDRVALCLALTWEYVKRLGLSAKPMAVCGLNPHAGEGGLLGGEDEAVVRPAVAAARGKGMAATGPLPADTVFHRAVAGEFSAILAMYHDQGLPPLKMLHFHETVNVTLGLPFVRTSVGHGTAFELVGTGRAATGSLRAALELAGRLTGGRT
- a CDS encoding serine/threonine protein kinase: MPPSARELLARLAPDFPVRYAGEIHTDTTEFMRIGYGDVIAVGERHFLVLRDEAERRFGLEDPKYWVKRCRDLETGGRNLVKLVFHESFPMTIGSMVVTCTRSPRKESRILDLVRGDDRFMQGLTIPDTAGNPVRILDVVPGKRLDEKIEALDMPHRDYFLELFPEVLARFIEACQAIAWLHARDEKHGDVRRDHLYVRYDTGTYTWIDFDYTFDFQDSPFGLDLFGLGNILQFLVGMGQHTTQSVSAEMRSRIVPEDCSIMFPNRIVNLQKLFPYIPDALTKVLSRFSLAANIFYDATPDLIRDLTQAHEAVARLRQAP
- a CDS encoding FAD-binding protein — protein: MTAPVSPAIATLPPVDVLVLGAGLAGLRAAWAALSARPGATVAVAMPGPGPSGASFYNANGRLGIHAPDGAAEAEAFCREAAAVAGPGMLDEGLVAILAAEALARRRELEALGVAFERGPDGALRLFGSCFSPDSRRAAIVTDLPGLGRAMGDRVTASGGLWLPRRTAVGLVREPDGGAVRGALLEDASGRLFAQPAGAVVAAMGGPAPLFARHQGAAAGVGFGHGLLGAAGAVMANTAFLQWMWARLADRRFWPVWELLDGRARVAASLPEAVARLAAGRASHCPLGHGLADAALDRWLLDTAAPDGTVVVDRHGEATAVALFAHAANGGARIDGRGRTNVPGLWAVGECAAGMHGANRLGGAMVAACLVFGARAGETAAHEACRPGRAAWRRALGAALAGFARDAIEEREVTDWLARTLQGKALPRQGFDAAALGGELRRRRARTRDAVALAKLGAAALIGAPSGKDFPSVGR
- a CDS encoding N-acetylneuraminate synthase family protein, translating into MSTEQSIHLASGRRIGHGEPCFLVAEIGNNHQGELAMAREMVHAAAEAGADAVKFQKRDMNALFTQAGLTAPYGGKNSFGATYGEHRLALELPMEAMAELKALSESLGLVFFASAWDLVSARDMLELGMELFKVCSADVVNIPLLRLVGETGVPVVMSTGMSQWNDIDVAVAEMRRYHERIVLLHCNSSYPCPDELVGLPVMHALSRRYGLAVGYSGHEAGLGPSLAAAVLGACVVERHFTLDRTQRGTDHQASLDPAGFAALRAMIREAEAAMRLTEKQVCPAELASAAKLRKSIVFARDLPAGHVLTPADITLKCPGNGISPVLWDEVLGMRLTRGVFCEELVDWNALGPCAVAPADPVPGPAKRCRKQAAGNRS
- the glgB gene encoding 1,4-alpha-glucan branching protein GlgB, which produces MPASPTTATSCLPVTIGELDIYLFGQGQHWDLYRVLGAHPHDGPQGPGYRFAVWAPNARAVSVVGDFNAWAPGAHGLHPVAASGVWAGYIPGFAHGTLYKFAVTGKYGETVEKTDPFALFAEMRPGVAARAWSLDGYAWNDAAWMEARRENGLPLNDAVSAYEVHAGSWRWKTKDYGSFYSYRDLAEHLVPYVRDLGFSHIEFMPLAEHPLDESWGYQTGHYFAPTSRFGTPEDLRLLIDTCHQAGIGVILDWVPGHFPKDSWGLGRFDGTGLYEHEDPRQGEHPDWGTYVFNYGRHEVRNFLFANALYWFKEFHIDGIRIDAVASMLYLDYSRKEGEWVPNRYGGKENLEAIEFLRDLNVVVHEHFPGAAMIAEESTSWPGVSRPVYTGGLGFTFKWNMGWMNDTLDYFAKDPVFRSYHQNQLTFSMLYAFHENFVLPLSHDEVTHGKGSLVGKMPGDQWRQMANLRLFLSYMWAHPGKKLLFMGCEFGQWKEWNAREELDWVLTEFPSHRGAMDLVRTLNALHRAWPAMHARDNDWTGFEWVDLSDYTSSVITFLRKAQGAPPILWAFNFTPVARENYDVGCRAPGFWKEIFNSDSAFFGGTDIGNGGGVMARPATYGGWPHYLSLTLPPLAAVALTPE
- the glgA gene encoding glycogen synthase GlgA, with amino-acid sequence MKFHHKVLFVASEIYPFSKTGGLGDVMGALPKELKRQGVNVALIAPYYGRLNTGDHQLRLIYSKIRVGYPWAPITADIYTATCDDVPVYFVQRGEYFDRRFYYNTHDGDYFDNCERFIFFCRATMAWASRLDGAPAIVHAHDWQAALVPAYLRFLRPGAPYWRDTKTIMTIHNLAFQGRFASRLFWDCGLPREAWTMDGAEFWGDFNLLKAGIAYSDIITTVSPTYALEILYPQFGCGLEGILTKRADRLRGILNGADYTVWDPINDRYLPSIYSPDDLSGKDICKRNLVAELGIDRRFLKRPILGFIGRIRDQKGVDLLIDIMARLMEKDVAVVVLGEGSLDYEAVLLDMMETYPGRLVVRIGYTEDLAHRIQAGSDIFLMPSRYEPCGLTQMYALRFGTPPVATAVGGLRDTIVSWPDPEATGFTFREPDPDQFFRAVCDAVALWEQPGEWRGMVRRAMRADYSWEKAAKNYISLYRELGADI
- a CDS encoding winged helix-turn-helix transcriptional regulator, with protein sequence MSSLPALPLDTQYFAPSRDTWVLAILDALCHDSGLSQRDLARKLGVSGAVVNQHLRELQERGLIRFEARNGKSYRYIPTPDGQALRADMARDFSSEAIRIYAALKRQVGERLHGLARDNIERIALFGASETCEVALSVLAGLPIKVLAVVDNDLGKQGGLFHGYVVSPPHVLEMVDCQAVLITSFGRRDEIRQQLEPLCLARGMEMVSL
- a CDS encoding NUDIX hydrolase — translated: MALTKPCPHCGQPVVHYRNPVPTVDALIHIPGRGVVFVKRLNEPHGWALPGGFVDYGECAEKAAIREAKEETGLTVELTGLLGVYSDPARDPRQHTLSVVYLAQALDPDELAAGDDAKEVAVFPIGQWPRPLCFDHERIVNDYARLFTNVNPL
- a CDS encoding universal stress protein, giving the protein MNIGKILIAFDGSENSRRAVAYTAAMTGGGPERRITVAAIERPPDRDLYPDDASWKEECARRVAQIHTALDDAKDMLQAAGIPAARVETQFVESCRSPLRESRECSIGTSIALEILRLAEEGGYGTLVVGRRGVSKQEEFLFGSVSTKIIQAAKGLAVWVVA